The proteins below come from a single Aegilops tauschii subsp. strangulata cultivar AL8/78 chromosome 6, Aet v6.0, whole genome shotgun sequence genomic window:
- the LOC109767129 gene encoding uncharacterized protein yields the protein MEQATPPAAAGIDLSPAATDLGRVHLLPCGIRHNSAAAVSDYFKPRDTGVEVDGVKVEEAFFRGRNLQGATVALPDDYRGYVLEKKKNEEKDAQGMDEEASNFVSRAEFQNITYWNHDTMPSAEDPLPRCFHWLAIANAMHKPVTAEDMANMSARQNQNS from the exons ATGGAGCAAGCCacccctcccgccgccgccggcatcGACCTATCCCCGGCGGCGACCGACCTCGGCCGGGTGCACCTCCTGCCCTGCGGCATCAGGCACAAcagcgccgccgccgtctccgaCTACTTCAAGCCCAGGGACACTG GCGTGGAGGTGGACGGGGTGAAGGTGGAGGAGGCCTTCTTCCGCGGGAGGAACCTGCAGGGCGCCACCGTCGCGCTCCCCGATGACTACCGAG GTTATGtattggagaagaagaagaacgaaGAAAAGGATGCTCAGGGCATGGATGAGGAGGCTAGCAATTTTGTATCCCGTGCAGAATTCCAGAACATAACTTACTGGAATCATGACACCATGCCATCAGCAGAGGATCCTCTCCCACGGTGCTTTCATTGGTTAGCCATTGCGAATGCA ATGCACAAGCCAGTGACTGCTGAAGACATGGCTAACATGTCAGCCAGGCAGAATCAGAACAGTTGA
- the LOC109767128 gene encoding protein DETOXIFICATION 29-like encodes MDIDNLCRCLLKICCNGMNYNIWTPTVAFGFNAAVRHPKAAKFSVVAAVTTSAAIGLIFTLVALVARKQLPRLFSDDDLLVKETARPGYLLAATILNSIQPALSAVFGIKLKLDVQGNMGGDADRHDSAYRHPICDSLQNQMEERAFGFLMKSFAVMQAMIAVERVRSMGGDMELPAMQETR; translated from the exons ATGGACATAGATAATCTCTGCCGATGCTTGCTCAAAATTTGCTGCAACGGCATGAACTACAACATCTGGACACCGACGGTAGCTTTCGGTTTCAACGCCGCAGTGAG ACACCCGAAAGCGGCCAAGTTCTCGGTCGTCGCGGCCGTGACCACGTCGGCCGCCATCGGGCTCATCTTCACGCTCGTCGCCCTCGTGGCGAGGAAGCAGCTGCCGAGGCTTTTCAGCGACGACGACCTGCTCGTCAAGGAGACCGCGAGACCGGGCTATCTCCTGGCTGCCACCATACTCAACAGCATCCAGCCGGCGTTGTCAG CGGTTTTCGGCATCAAGCTCAAGCTTGACGTGCAGGGGAATATGGGTGGGGATGCTGATCGGCACGATTCTGCATACCGTCATCCTATCTGTGATTCTCTTCAGAACCAAATGGAAGAAAGAG CTTTTGGGTTTCTGATGAAGAGTTTTGCCGTGATGCAGGCTATGATCGCAGTAGAGCGGGTACGGAGCATGGGAGGAGACATGGAGCTGCCGGCCATGCAAGAAACAAGATGA
- the LOC109767125 gene encoding porphobilinogen deaminase, chloroplastic — MATLRCTNHTLLGSPTCLARPRRAVVRAAVAVQAEAEPKVSLIRIGTRGSPLALAQARQTRDELKAAHTELAEDGAIEIIIIKTTGDMILDKPLADIGGKGLFTKEIDDALLQGSIDIAVHSMKDVPTYLPEGMILPCNLPREDVRDAFICLTAKTLGELPAGSVIGSASLRRQSQILYKYPSLKVVNFRGNVQTRLRKLKEGDVHATLLALAGLKRLGMPETATSVLSVDEMLPAVAQGAIGITCRSNDDKMMEYLSSLNHEDTRLAVACEREFLSVLDGNCRTPIAAYAYRDKDGNCSFRGLLASPDGSIVYETSRSGTYSLDDMVAIGQDAGHELKSKAGPGFFDGLQ; from the exons ATGGCGACGCTGAGATGCACCAACCACACCCTCCTCGGCTCGCCGACCTGCCTCGCGCGCCCGCGCCGGGCGGTGGtgcgcgccgccgtcgccgtccaGGCCGAGGCGGAGCCCAAGGTCTCCCTCATCCGGATTGGCACGCGCGGGAG TCCTCTTGCTCTTGCACAAGCCCGTCAAACCCGTGACGAACTGAAAGCTGCACACACGGAGTTAGCCGAGGATGGTGCCATTGAGATTATCATCATAAAGACCACAGGAGACATGATCTTGGACAAACCCCTGGCGGATATAGGAGGCAAGGGTTTATTCACCAAGGAGATAGACGATGCGCTCTTGCAGGGAAGCATTGACATCGCGGTCCACTCGATGAAAGATGTCCCAACATATCTACCAGAAGGCATGATATTGCCCTGTAACCTCCCACGAGAAGATGTGAGAGATGCATTCATATGCCTGACTGCAAAAACTCTTGGGGAGCTTCCTGCTGGTAGTGTTATCGGAAGTGCTTCCCTGCGGAGGCAATCTCAGATTCTCTATAAATATCCATCACTAAAA GTTGTTAACTTCAGAGGAAATGTTCAGACACGGTTAAGGAAACTTAAAGAAGGAGACGTACATGCTACATTGTTGGCACTGGCTGGACTAAAACGGTTAGGCATGCCAGAAACTGCAACATCTGTATTATCAGTAGACGAAATGCTTCCAGCAGTCGCTCAGGGCGCTATTGGAATAACTTGCAGGAGCAATGATGATAAAATG ATGGAGTATCTGTCCTCTTTGAATCATGAAGATACCAGATTAGCTGTTGCATGTGAAAGAGAATTCTTGTCTGTTCTTGATGGTAATTGCCGAACTCCAATTGCGGCATATGCTTATCGTGACAAGGATGGGAACTGTTCATTCCGGGGGCTATTGGCTTCACCAGATGGCTCTATAG TATACGAGACGTCAAGAAGTGGAACATATTCTTTGGATGACATGGTTGCGATAGGTCAAGATGCCGGCCACGAACTGAAATCAAAGGCTGGACCTGGTTTCTTTGATGGCTTGCAATAG